One stretch of Armigeres subalbatus isolate Guangzhou_Male chromosome 2, GZ_Asu_2, whole genome shotgun sequence DNA includes these proteins:
- the LOC134209913 gene encoding uncharacterized protein LOC134209913: MVVNIISSRMDKATRVAWETRQKPGTLPSYLDTMAFLKEQCKIIEKIETNIKVENVKPKAVSKGHTLVNTSELKGELKCAVCKSAHELWKCEGFKKLSVSDKYSTLKKSGCYFNCWQKGHRTNGCTSSHSCRECGKRHHTSLHAADATSCKLDDSKNAARNTAENEDSRFSHRDSEAGVQEVNVPQSGTATTLSVSVEGDTKHTLLSTAVVQVRGSNSVVYPCRVLLDSASTVHIVTERFANLFAQKKEPVDYTVSELNGTNTRLRRMVRMTLESCMGDFMAELEFLVAPKITSDIPERSFDTSSWSIPANIELADPYFHRRGRIDMLVGAEIFWHIVKDGQFKLGSNLPVLTKTEFGWIAGGVISSDAPVIARSFCQTANEDLTEILRSFYKLEACDEIQHTAKVVDERCLEHFRETHIRDQDGRYFVRHPLNDTKKQLGDSLKMTTKRFFSLERRLDREPEIKQQYASFMREYEDLGHM, translated from the coding sequence ATGGTGGTCAATATTATTTCATCGCGCATGGACAAAGCTACGAGAGTTGCATGGGAGACGCGGCAGAAACCAGGAACTCTTCCGAGCTATTTGGATACGATGGCGTTTCTGAAAGAACAgtgtaaaattattgaaaaaattgaaacgaACATTAAAGTGGAAAATGTGAAACCGAAAGCGGTGTCCAAGGGGCACACGCTAGTGAATACAAGTGAACTGAAAGGTGAACTCAAATGTGCTGTTTGTAAAAGTGCCCATGAACTATGGAAATGCGAGGGCTTCAAGAAACTGAGTGTAAGTGACAAATATAGCACACTAAAGAAATCCGGTTGCTACTTCAATTGCTGGCAGAAAGGCCACCGGACAAATGGATGTACTTCGTCGCATAGTTGCCGTGAATGTGGCAAACGCCACCATACGTCGCTGCACGCCGCTGACGCAACCAGTTGCAAATTGGACGACTCGAAAAATGCTGCCAGGAATACCGCTGAAAATGAAGATTCTCGATTCTCTCATAGAGACTCCGAGGCTGGCGTCCAAGAAGTTAATGTTCCTCAATCCGGCACTGCCACAACATTAAGCGTCAGTGTTGAAGGTGATACAAAGCACACATTGTTATCAACCGCGGTGGTCCAAGTCCGTGGCTCGAACTCTGTTGTGTATCCCTGCCGGGTGCTACTGGACTCTGCATCTACAGTGCATATCGTCACGGAACGTTTTGCCAATCTGTTCGCCCAGAAGAAGGAACCTGTTGACTACACCGTGAGCGAACTCAATGGGACAAACACAAGGCTTCGTCGTATGGTACGCATGACACTCGAGTCCTGCATGGGCGACTTCATGGCTGAATTGGAATTTCTCGTGGCACCGAAGATTACAAGTGACATTCCAGAAAGATCCTTCGATACATCATCGTGGTCCATTCCGGCGAACATAGAGTTAGCTGATCCGTACTTCCATCGAAGAGGACGCATTGATATGCTCGTTGGTGCGGAGATTTTTTGGCACATAGTTAAGGATGGCCAGTTCAAACTTGGATCGAATTTACCAGTGTTGACCAAAACAGAGTTTGGTTGGATCGCTGGTGGCGTAATTTCATCTGACGCACCAGTAATAGCGCGGTCGTTTTGTCAAACCGCTAATGAAGACCTGACCGAAATTCTACGAAGCTTCTACAAGCTGGAAGCTTGTGACGAGATCCAGCACACGGCTAAGGTGGTCGATGAACGATGTTTGGAACACTTCCGTGAGACCCACATACGAGATCAGGACGGAAGATACTTCGTGCGACATCCGTTAAACGATACGAAGAAACAACTTGGTGATTCTCTAAAAATGACAACGAAAAGATTCTTCTCGTTAGAGCGACGACTTGACAGGGAACCTGAAATCAAGCAGCAGTATGCTAGTTTTATGCGAGAATATGAAGACCTCGGTCACATGTAG